The Anopheles coluzzii chromosome 2, AcolN3, whole genome shotgun sequence genome window below encodes:
- the LOC120947783 gene encoding lysozyme c-1-like, with product MFTREKYSCSKESDIKTGATIRKQISFVLQFFSKCFTMKFAFAVLIAIAASCSVGEAKTFTKCELVKAMYNRGISKKLLPDWACLVQWESSYSTTATHKNTDGSTDYGIFQINNAYWCDSHYGSNLCNIPCQNLLTDDISEDIKCAKMVYSHHGFNAWYGWVDHCRGKALPDIRECF from the exons ATGTTTACACGAGAGAAGTATAGTTGCAGTAAGGAAAGTGATATAAAAACTGGAGCTACCATCAGAAAGCAAATCAGTTTTGTGTTGCAGTTCTTCAGCAAGTGTTTTACAATGAAGTTTGCTTTCGCAGTTTTGATCGCCATCGCTGCGAGCTGTTCCGTTGGTGAGGCTAAAACGTTTACCAAGTGTGAGCTGGTCAAAGCGATGTATAACAGGGGTATTTCGAAGAAATTGTTGCCGGATT GGGCCTGTCTCGTGCAGTGGGAAAGCTCATACAGTACCACGGCGACTCACAAAAACACCGACGGTTCGACCGACTATGGCATCTTTCAGATCAATAACGCATACTGGTGTGACTCACACTACGGATCCAATTTGTGCAATATACCGTGCCAAA ATCTGCTGACCGACGATATCTCAGAAGACATTAAGTGTGCCAAGATGGTTTACAGCCACCATGGATTCAACGCCTGGTACGGGTGGGTGGACCACTGCAGAGGAAAAGCATTGCCCGACATCCGCGAGTGCTTCTAG